The Pantoea cypripedii genomic interval TGCCATTAACTGGTGCTGACGACCGAACAACTCAAAGGGGCCGCTGGCATAACCATCTACTGAAGTCAGTTCACGTTTACCGCGGTCCTTACTGCCGAAACCATCGGCACCTTCACCGGTAGTCTCATCCGGATAAGCCATATATCCCACATACAGCAATTTATCGCTGAAGGTGTTTTCAGCGTGTGTACCGTTCAGACGGAAACTCCAGCCATTATCAAAGTTATGCACCAGGTCGGCATACACTTTGCGCACGGTGGTGTGGTAGTAAGTCCAGTCGGCGGAAGAGTTCAGGCTGCGGCGGTAATGCGTCAGAGAACCATTGCTGTAAAACACCGGGTTGCCACCCCAGGTGGGGTCGCGGGTGTCGGCGTCCTGATAATCGTAAGCGAGCGACAGGGTGGTGTTATCGGTGAGATCCGCATCAAGGGTGCCGTACAGGAATTTGGTGTTTTTGTGATAGCGATCCAGCCAGCTGTCCTGATCCTGATAACCCGCAATCACGCGGCCACGTACCGAGCCTGATTCGTTTAATGGCGCTGAAAGATCTGCGACATAACGCTGTTTATTCCAGCTCCCGTAGCTGGCACTTACCGTTCCGGTGAAATCTTTGCTATCCGCATGTTTACGCACCATGTTGACTGACGCTGCCGGACTGCCTGCGCCGGTCATCAGGCCAGTGGCCCCGCGCACGATCTCGATACGATCGTAAATGGCAGTATCCGAAGCGGTATCCCCATAGTTCCACGAATCACCCATGGAGGTGGGAATACCGTCAAAGGTGAAGTTGGTCAGCTGGAAACCGCGTGAATAGTAATAGGCGCGTTCGCTGTCATCCTGGCTGCTGGTGATGCCGGTGGCGTTGTTCAGCACGTCATTAATGGTTTGCAGTTGCTGGTCCTGCATACGCTGCTGGGTGACAACGCTGACTGATTGCGGCACGTCACGCGGCGTCAGCAACAGTTTGGTACCGGCACGGGTGGTTTTGACCTGATAGTCCTGCTTATCCTGCGCGGTGTTGTCGCCGCTGGTGGTGGCATCCACCACCAGATCTTGCTGAGTATTGCTGCTGTTATCCGCCGCCTGAGCCGTCATCGGGTTGAGAAGGGCGTGTACTGCCATTGCCAGCAATGAAACCGTAAAGGTTTTGCGCAGGCCGGACGCGTGTATATCCCTGCAAATCAAAGACATGATATTTCCCGTCAAAAAGAGCGTGTTTGTTATCGCTTCTGTTTTTTATTTAGCCGCACCATCCTGCGGCATTTAACGCAAAGAAGCGCATTAATTGAGAAAGCCAATGATAATCATTTGCTTTAAAAATTCTAAAAAGGTTTCATTCAATTATGTAAATATTTGTATAAATTAAGGTAATCATAAGGATAGGGTGGCATTAGGCCCTGTAGTTACTGATGTTAACGTTTTTGTGGACGTTAAATTGCCTGTCAGATAGCGGGTTTCTCAGGCAAAAATAGCGTTTATGGCGTCGCCGAGGGGATTCTTCTAACCCGTTGTTTAGCGG includes:
- the fhuE gene encoding ferric-rhodotorulic acid/ferric-coprogen receptor FhuE; its protein translation is MSLICRDIHASGLRKTFTVSLLAMAVHALLNPMTAQAADNSSNTQQDLVVDATTSGDNTAQDKQDYQVKTTRAGTKLLLTPRDVPQSVSVVTQQRMQDQQLQTINDVLNNATGITSSQDDSERAYYYSRGFQLTNFTFDGIPTSMGDSWNYGDTASDTAIYDRIEIVRGATGLMTGAGSPAASVNMVRKHADSKDFTGTVSASYGSWNKQRYVADLSAPLNESGSVRGRVIAGYQDQDSWLDRYHKNTKFLYGTLDADLTDNTTLSLAYDYQDADTRDPTWGGNPVFYSNGSLTHYRRSLNSSADWTYYHTTVRKVYADLVHNFDNGWSFRLNGTHAENTFSDKLLYVGYMAYPDETTGEGADGFGSKDRGKRELTSVDGYASGPFELFGRQHQLMAGVSYSRQHNSTYSSDGVTDEDAYDIATGDIGVFNNHWNGNIAEPEWSDWYQNADDVVRQKSAYTAARFSLADPLSLIVGARYTQYSTNGSSGNMEKNNITPYAGVVYDINDTWSAYASYTSIFQPQTYRDASGHYLTPVTGKSYETGLKSAWFDGRLTATMAIFRIEQNNVGEEINGVYVNNSSEQAYTATKGARSKGAEFELNGALTDNLQMTFGATRYVARDADGRYNPGQPQTEFKLFTRYQLPMLPELTIGGGINWQNRVFEDDTAPDGSTQRVYQGSYPLANLFARYQVTKQVAVQANVDNLFDRTYYSYMNNYVYGEPRNFSVSVSYQF